A single Microbaculum marinisediminis DNA region contains:
- a CDS encoding thermonuclease family protein, with amino-acid sequence MVRTLALIAIGAIALTALLYGVVLNGFGLFTPLADTGAQTQTAATTDTPKLDAPKGDAQPTGIAEGAEDSSADGDRAVSGKQPEAPDEASAAADAAPDKTGESRTETTASPPPRTARNVTPPNVLSRPTTPYRDPRAATTREEAPEDSSPRRFHRIVVEDAATLRSGNTTIRFAGIAPIAADRTCTDAAGQAWPCGRVAAAALRRLIRHRAIDCTVAAVAAEGIVATCSAGLQDINGWLVAQGWAEVPPDSAYAEDAEAARGEKRGIYLAEWRNTAPGDNDAESLSAFSAPSVQSDPFSVLSQGTVEGAADQGTGLVDAIERDE; translated from the coding sequence ATGGTCCGTACCCTCGCCTTGATTGCCATCGGCGCCATCGCGCTCACCGCCCTCCTCTACGGCGTGGTGCTGAACGGCTTCGGCCTGTTCACGCCATTGGCCGATACCGGCGCGCAGACACAGACCGCCGCGACAACCGACACGCCGAAACTGGATGCTCCGAAGGGGGATGCCCAGCCGACGGGTATCGCCGAGGGGGCGGAGGACAGCTCCGCAGACGGTGACCGGGCCGTGTCAGGCAAACAGCCGGAGGCGCCAGACGAAGCGTCCGCTGCCGCCGACGCCGCGCCTGATAAGACCGGTGAATCGCGTACCGAAACTACCGCTTCCCCGCCGCCCCGGACCGCCCGCAACGTGACGCCGCCGAACGTCCTGAGCCGGCCGACCACGCCCTATCGCGATCCCCGCGCCGCGACGACGCGCGAAGAGGCGCCGGAGGACTCTTCGCCCCGCCGCTTTCACCGGATCGTAGTCGAGGATGCGGCGACGCTCAGGTCCGGCAACACGACGATCCGGTTCGCTGGCATCGCCCCGATCGCCGCCGACCGGACATGCACCGACGCGGCGGGCCAGGCCTGGCCCTGCGGCCGGGTCGCCGCGGCGGCGCTGCGCCGGCTGATCCGCCACCGCGCGATCGACTGCACGGTCGCGGCGGTGGCGGCGGAGGGGATCGTCGCGACGTGTTCGGCCGGCCTGCAGGACATCAACGGCTGGCTGGTGGCGCAGGGCTGGGCCGAGGTGCCGCCGGACAGCGCCTATGCCGAGGACGCGGAGGCGGCCCGCGGCGAAAAGCGCGGCATCTATCTGGCCGAATGGCGCAACACGGCGCCGGGCGACAACGACGCGGAGTCGCTGTCGGCCTTCTCCGCCCCCTCGGTCCAGTCCGATCCGTTCTCAGTCCTCTCGCAGGGAACCGTCGAGGGCGCGGCCGATCAGGGCACGGGTCTCGTCGATGCCATAGAGCGCGACGAATGA
- a CDS encoding lysine--tRNA ligase translates to MTDPVEAAAGGAAGGAAATAAQLAALARDSRAWPFEEARKLIARRDTVGQDKTVIFETGYGPSGLPHIGTFGEVLRTTMVRHAFRVLTEDTVPTRLICFSDDMDGLRKVPDNVPNQDLLRANLDKPLTQVPDPFGKFRSFGEHNNAMLRSFLDAFGFDYEFMSATDCYTSGRFDRALMTVLERYDEVMAVMLPSLREERQATYSPFLPVCPRTGKVLQVPIIERDVASGAIVYKDPETEKLVRVKVTGGACKLQWKADWAMRWYALGVDYEMAGKDLIDSVKLSSRICTILGGLPPDGFNYELFLDENGEKISKSKGNGLTIDEWLRYASPESLALFMYQAPRKAKRLYFDVIPRNVDDYLTFLEKYRAQASGEGSKPEDLLANPVWHIHSGAVPDAGVPISFSMLLNLVSASNSEDRDVLWGFIRRYAPDASPQTHPRLDQLVGYAIHYFHDFVLPAKRYRAPSEVERAALAELSEKLAALPAGTDAETIQNIVYEIGKTHPFDNLRDWFKALYEVLIGQSQGPRFGSFVALYGIDETRALIGRALDGSLRED, encoded by the coding sequence ATGACCGATCCCGTCGAAGCCGCCGCGGGCGGTGCCGCAGGCGGCGCCGCCGCGACCGCGGCTCAACTGGCGGCGCTGGCGCGCGACAGCCGCGCCTGGCCGTTCGAGGAAGCCCGCAAGCTGATCGCGCGGCGCGACACGGTCGGCCAGGACAAGACGGTGATCTTCGAGACCGGCTACGGCCCCTCGGGCCTGCCGCATATCGGCACCTTCGGCGAGGTGTTGCGCACCACCATGGTGCGCCATGCCTTCCGGGTGCTGACCGAGGACACGGTGCCGACCCGGCTGATCTGCTTTTCCGACGACATGGACGGGCTGCGCAAGGTGCCCGACAACGTGCCGAACCAGGACCTGTTGCGCGCCAATCTCGACAAGCCGCTGACGCAGGTGCCCGATCCGTTCGGCAAGTTCCGTTCGTTCGGCGAGCACAACAACGCGATGCTGCGCTCGTTCCTCGATGCCTTCGGCTTCGACTACGAGTTCATGAGCGCGACCGACTGCTACACCTCGGGCCGCTTTGACCGGGCGCTGATGACGGTGCTGGAGCGCTACGACGAGGTGATGGCGGTGATGCTGCCGTCGCTGCGCGAGGAGCGCCAGGCGACCTATTCGCCGTTCCTGCCGGTGTGTCCGCGCACGGGCAAGGTGCTGCAGGTTCCGATCATCGAGCGCGACGTCGCCTCCGGCGCCATCGTCTACAAGGACCCGGAGACGGAGAAGCTCGTCCGGGTGAAGGTGACCGGCGGCGCCTGCAAGCTGCAGTGGAAGGCCGACTGGGCGATGCGCTGGTATGCGCTCGGCGTCGACTACGAGATGGCCGGCAAGGACCTGATCGACTCGGTGAAGCTGTCGAGCCGGATCTGCACGATCCTCGGCGGGCTGCCGCCGGACGGCTTCAACTACGAGCTGTTCCTCGACGAGAACGGCGAGAAGATCTCCAAGTCGAAGGGCAACGGCCTGACCATCGACGAGTGGCTGCGCTATGCCAGCCCGGAGAGCCTGGCGCTGTTCATGTATCAGGCGCCGCGCAAGGCCAAGCGGCTGTATTTCGACGTCATCCCGCGCAATGTCGACGACTACCTGACCTTCCTGGAGAAGTATCGGGCGCAGGCTTCAGGAGAGGGGAGCAAGCCGGAGGACCTGTTGGCCAACCCGGTCTGGCACATCCATTCCGGCGCCGTGCCCGATGCCGGCGTGCCGATTTCGTTCTCGATGCTCTTGAACCTGGTCTCGGCCTCGAATTCCGAGGATCGCGACGTGCTGTGGGGCTTCATCCGCCGCTATGCGCCGGACGCGAGCCCGCAGACGCATCCCCGGCTCGACCAGCTCGTCGGCTATGCGATCCACTATTTCCACGACTTCGTGCTGCCGGCCAAGCGCTACCGCGCGCCCAGCGAGGTGGAGCGCGCCGCGCTGGCCGAGCTGTCGGAGAAACTTGCGGCGCTGCCCGCGGGTACCGATGCCGAGACGATCCAGAACATCGTCTACGAGATCGGCAAGACCCATCCCTTCGACAACCTGCGCGACTGGTTCAAGGCACTGTATGAAGTGCTGATTGGCCAGAGCCAGGGCCCGAGATTCGGCTCATTCGTCGCGCTCTATGGCATCGACGAGACCCGTGCCCTGATCGGCCGCGCCCTCGACGGTTCCCTGCGAGAGGACTGA